ATGTCATCTGGACGAGTTCAGGATTTGGTGGCTCTTCGATGGTCACCATCCGCGGTTCCAGCGCCATGCCACATGCAGGACAGCAGCCTGGTTCATCGCGCACGATGTCTGCGTGCATCGGGCAAACATATTCTGTTTTGGTGGTAGGAGCAGTTGCTCTGAGAGGCTCCAACGCCATGCCGCATGCAGGACAGGGGCCTGGCACTGGCTGCCGAACGTCTGGGTCCATCGGGCATGTATACTCGACACCGCTGGCGGCAACCGGCGCTTGAGGCTTCACGCTGAGCGTAACCATCGCCTGCGTCGCCGCCGTCTCTGAGAGATATCTTTCGGGTGCGCTGCGAAACTTTTCCAAACAGCCTGGGTGACAGAAGTAGTACGTTGTGCCTGCGTGCTCACAAGAGCCTGCGGCCGTCGTTGGGTCCACCATCATGCCGCACACCGGGTCTCGTTGGGTTTTATTACTTGCGGCAGGTTGGGTAGGCGGCTTGTTCAACACGGTGAGCTTTTTCCCCGATGAGTTCATCGTTTTGTCCCTCTCGCCTTTTGTCATGACGGCATACCACACAGCCAATAGCGGCGTATTGCAAGATTCATCGTTTTGTCCCTCTAGCCTTGTGTCATGAGTGATCTGCCATCCATTCGTTTTCTACCGTTTGCTACCGGTCTCATCTCCTTGGCCAGTACATCATGATCGTCACGCCTACAAGAGCAATCAATGCACCCACGACATCTACTTTATCTGGAATGATCCCGTCCACTTTCCATCCCCACAACAGGGCAAGGACGATGAAGAAGCCACCATAGGCAGCATAGACACGGCCAAAGTGCGCCGGCTGGAACGTCGGCACAACGCCATAGAGAACCAGTGCGACCGCGCCGGCCACTGCGTATCCAATTCCTTTGTTGCCACGCAACCATAGCCACACGAGATACCCGCCGCCGATTTCACACAATCCGGCCAGCAGGAAGAAAAAGACTGATTGAGCAATGTTCACCGCGCCTCCTTCAAACGTTGTTCGTGGTTGAACATTCTACTGGGCAGCGGACATCCGGCGCAAAGCCGCCGTGGCCGAACCGGTCGGTCGGCGCGGGCAGCCTTGCGCCGAACAATTCAGGGCACTCGTTCGACTGTCTTCACGTGGATGCCGGTCAATCCGCCCTTGCTGTAGAGCCGGCCTGTCACTTTGACTTTTTCGGCAATGAAATCTTTCAGCTTGGCGTTGGGATTGGTGTGATCCACCGGCAACGAGATGTAGACCTTCTCTGTTTTCTCTTCCAAGACAGCGAGCGAGATGCCTTGTTTGACACACTGCTCAGCGCATTGGCGATGTTCTCGGCCTTTGGCGTTGTGAGCCAGGTAGCAGACCGGATCAATCACTTCACCAATGATTGTCACGTCCTTACTCTCACCGGAACCATGACGCGAGTGCTGCGCCTGGGCTCCGATGACGCTCACGAGCGCCGCTATCAACAGAAGCAAAGTTCTTTTCCCAATCGAAATCCTTTTCATAAGCGAAGTTCTTTTCCCAATCGAAGTTCTTTTCATAAGCGAAATTCCTTTCATTGGTGCTCTCCTTTATCAAAGTTGTGTTGTGGATAAAAGTCCGAAGGATGCAAGCGAATCCAGAGGTAATCATAGACCGCTGCTGGCAGGTCTTGTTTCAGATCGAAGTTGAAGCGTCGCGTCGGTCCGCCCAGCTCGTTTTCATACGAGAGGATGTCGAGGCGGAAACGAGTTGGGTAGCCGATATGCTGGATGTCAGCGTAGCGCCAATAGCGTGAGTCGCTCGGTCGTGTTGCTGAGCGAAAGGTGATGTGGTCAGTAAAGATTTGCAACACGCCATGGCAGCCGCCGAACGTATGCAGATGTTTGACGGGAAGCTCAAATCGGGGGGCATCGTCGGCCTCCGGCAGGATGCTTGTGGCGATAGGACGGGTCGCGCGGTTCATCAATAGCGCGCTCACGTCTCGCGTAATGGCGCCTTGCCGCAACTTGAACCTGAAGACCCGATTGCGACCGAGTTTCAAGCTCTGGTCCTCATAGGTGGTAATTTCGATCAAGGTTGGCGACGGCACGACGATTTGTTCAATCTCATGATACGACCACGTTCTTGAATCCTTCCCCTGATCGGATTTGAACGCGATTGTCTCCGGTGTGATGGTTAATGTACCGTGACGATTCTGCAACCATCGCTGTAATTCCACGCGATATTCAAACGTTTGACCGGCGACGATCGCAGGCCAGCCGAGCACTATACCAGTCAGGATTAGAAGTCTCATACTCTTCATCGTGGTTCATTCCTTGATTCGTTCACCGACAGAGGCGCTGGCTGATACCAGCGATGGACGATTTTGACCTACCAGGATCGCTGCCAGCACGCTGGGCACATAGTTGATAGTCTCGCGGGGCAGAAGCCCGCTGGCGCTCAGTTGCCAGAAATCCTTGGCGCCGGTTTTTCGCAAGGCGCGCAGGATGCGATATTCTCCGGCATTGTAACCAGCCAGCGCCAATGGCCAATCGCCCAACAATTGGTATAAGTCGCGCAAGTATTGAGCGGCGGCGCGTGTGGATTTCTCTGGATGCTGCCGCTCGTCCTGCTGGGCGGATTGCCTCAATCCGTACTTCTTGGCCGTCGCTGGCATGAATTGCCACATGCCGTGAGCGCCGGCCACTGACCGCGCATAAGGATTGTAGGCGCTCTCGACCAATCCGACATAGATCAGCTCTTCTGGCACGCCTTCTTCTCGAAACACGCGCCGCATCATTGTCTCATAGCGAGCGAGTCGGTGCCAGGCAGCCTGCACGAGGCGCTGGCCTTTGCCTCGATAATGACGGACGAATGCCTGCACCTGCGGATGCGACGCCCAGTGCAATGGACGCTGATTCAACACAGGAAGCATGGTTGCAGCGTGATTGCTTGAACGAGTCAGTTCCAAGAAGAGGGCATGCAAGTCGGGTTGATAGAAAACCGCTTCTTCGCTATCCAGTATCAGCTCGCGCGCGTGCGCCCGTTGGCGAGCGGCTGCCTGATGCTCGCCTTGCCGGTCGAGCGCTTCGGCCTGCTGCCGCAACTCGTGGACGCGAGCCATCAGTTCGGCCATTTTGGCGCGTTGATCTATCTTGGCGTGCAGCTCATCGAGCATGGCCTGCGTTTCAGCCGGTAAGCTGCTCGGACGCTGCGCAGCTTGACTCGGCGTCGCCGCGGCCACCAGAGCGAGCCAGACAATCATCCCGCAACGCCGTGCGTGGATCATTGATTCGCCTCCAGCAACGCTGAAGTGATTTGATTGAACGTGACGAGCTGTCCGCCGTGCGCTTTCTGAAATGTTTCTGCGTCCGACTTCAATTTGAACGGAATCGCGCCTTCACCCATCGGCGTTTGCTGCTTGCTGCCAAACACATAAAAGGCTGTTTGCGCGTCAATCGCCGATTTGCTGTTGAAATCGTTCACCGTCATTCGGACGATGTTGGCTTTGTCTTTGTGATAATCGCTCGCTGTGTATTCAGCCGCGTTCAGGTAAAATTTCAGCATGTGTTGTGGCACATCAAATGAGACGACCGAACCATCTTTATACTCAATCCTGGCCATCCACTGAGGCGAAAAGTCGGCAAACATGTTGCAGACCGGGCAGGTTGGCCGATTGGCTTGTGGAGACGGCGTCACTGCCGCAGTAGGCTCATTGGGTGTGCCAGCCTGTTCTGGCTCAGCCGATCGTTGACACGCCGTCACTGTGACGACTATCAGCAGGCAAATTCCTAGCATGTTGCGCCAGGGGGATAGGACTCGTTTGATTGGCATAGATTCTCTCCTTTGTTCGATGATGCTCATGATCTCAGGCTTCAAAGTGGAGGCGCGCCCGACCCGTTGGCTTGTTTCTTGACATAGAAATGCCAGCGCCATTCATGATAGATAGCCGGGTAGACCACCAACTCCATGATGAACGACGTGATGATGCCGCCGATCATGGGAGCCGCGATTCGCTTCATCAGATCAGCGCCTGTGCCCGTCGCCCACATGATGGGCAGCAATCCGATGAAATCAACGGCGACTGTCATGAACTTCGGGCGCAGCCGCTTGACCGCCCCTTCGATAATAGCTTCACGCAAGTGTTCTTTCGTCTTCATCAGACCCATTTGGAGTCGTTTCTTGTAAGACAATTCCAAGTAAAGCAGCATGAAGACGCCTGTTTCCGCATCCACGCCGAGCAACGCGATCAATCCAACCCAGACGGCGATGCTCAGGTTGTAATCGAGCGCGTAAAGCAACCAGATAGCGCCGACCGCCGAGAACGGCACGGCCAGAAATACGATCAGCGTTTGCGCCAGCGATTTGGTGTTGAAATAAACCAGCACGAAGATGATCACCAGCGTGATCGGCACGAGCACCCAGAGGCGTTGCTCAACGCGCTGCATGTTTTCATACTGGCCGCTCCACCGGAGCGTGTACCCTGGCGGCAATTGAACAGCTTGATTGACCGCCCGTTTGGCGTCTTCCACGTAACGGCCGACATCGCGCCCAGCGACGTCCACGTAGACGTATCCGCTCAGGCGGCCGTTTTCATTGCGGATCATGCCGGGGCCAGATAACAACTTGATCTCGGCCAGTTGAGCCATAGGAATTTGCCCGCCATCCATTGTTGGCACAAGCACGCGGTTGAGCCGGTCAACGGTGCTGCGGTAATCGCGCAAGTACCGAACATTGATCGGATACCGCTCGCGGCCTTCAATGGTCGTGCTGATATTTTCGCCCCCGATAGCCGACAGCACGGTTGTTTCCGCCTGAGCGATGGTCAATCCATAGCGGGCCAATTCTTCACGCTTGAACTGAAAGTCGAGGAAGTAGCCGCCGGTTGTGCGTTCAGCAAACGCGCTGGCCGTGCCGGGCACGTGTTTGAGCGTCGCTTCAATTTGCCGGCCGATCTGTTCAATCGTCTGCAGGTCGGAACCGAGAATCTTAATGCCGACCGGCGTGCGCACGCCGGTCGAAAGCATGTCAATTCGACCCTTGATAGGCATCGTCCACGCGTTGACGACGCCGGGAAACTGCATAGCTTCATTCAAGCCGCCTGGACCGTAGATCAGTTCCTGCGTGCTTTTATGGTCCGGCCAAGCTCGCCGCAGTACGCTTTGCAACCACGCGGGCGCCCACTCGGAGTACCACCGCGGCTGTTTGGGCCATTCCGATTGAGGCTTGAGCAGCACGGTGGTTTCCATCATGGAGAACGGCGCCGGATCGGTTGCCGTCTCGGCGCGTCCGGCTTTGCCAAAGACGCGCTCGACTTCGGGAAACGATTTGAGCACACGATCCTGCGCCTGTAGCAACTTCTGCGCTTCGGTGACCGACAAGCCGGGCATCGTCGTGGGCATGTAAAGCAACACGCCTTCATCGAGCGGCGGCATGAATTCGGCGCCAAGGCGCCAATACACCGGGATCGTTGCCATAACGATCAATGCGGCTGCGCCAATCGTCATCCATTGATGGCGCATGACGAATTCTACGACGGGTTGATAGAGGCGCATGAGTCGGCGACTAATCGGATGATGCTCTTCGTCATGAATCTTGCCGACGACAAGAGCATTCACTACTCTGGCCAGCAGCCGCGGGCGAAACGCAAACGGCTTCATGTGCGTGAACAGCAACCGCACTGCTGGGTCCAGCGTGATGGCCAGCACCGCGGCAATCGCCATCGAGAAGTTTTTGGTATAGGCAAGCGGCTTGAACAAGCGACCCTCTTGCGCTTCCAACGCGAGCACGGGCACGAACGCCACCGCAATGACCAGCAGGGAATAGAAGCTGGGCGGGCCGACCTCTTTGACAGCACTAATCACCACCTCTTTGAAGTCTCCAGGACGACCGGCGGCCTCCCAATGCTCCAGCTTCTTGTGCGTTTGTTCAACAACGACAATTGAAGCATCCACCATCGCGCCGACAGCAATGATGATGCCGCCAAGCGACATGATGTTGGCGGTGATGTTCATCCCGTACATCGGAATGAATGAAATAATGACGGCAATCGGAATGGTGAGAATGGGAATAATCGCGCTGGGAATGTGCCACAGGAAGAGCAAGATGACCAGGCTCACCACCGTCAGCTCTTCGGTCAAGGCAGTGGTCAGCGTGTCAATCGAGCGCTCGATCAGTTCCGAGCGGTCATAGGTGGTGACGATCTTCACGCCGGGCGGCAGGCTCTTTTCAAGTTCACTGAGTCGCTCCTTGACGCGCTCGATGACATCCAGGGCGTTTTCGTTATAGCGCATGATGACAATCGCGCCGACCACTTCGCCTTGTCCGTCTAGTTCGGCGATGCCGCGGCGCAAGTCTGGCCCAAGCGTGATTGTGCCGAGCTGCTTGAGCAGAACCGGCGTGCCGGCGCGCGTATCGGCAGCCACAGCGATGTTCTCCAGATCGCGGAGTGAACGAATATAGCCGCGCCCTCGAATCATGTACTCGCGGCCTGAAAATTCGAGCAATCGCCCGCCAACGTCATTGTTGCTTTGACGAATTGCCGTCAGCACCTTGTCCAGCGGGATGCCATAAGCGGCCAGCGCGTTCGGGTCGAGGTTGACTTGGTATTGCCGAACGAACCCGCCGACCGGCGCCACTTCGGCGACGCCATCTACAGATTGAAGCTCATAGCGCAGATGCCAATCTTGCAACGAACGTAAGTCGGCCAGGCTGTGCCGGCCTGTAGTGTCAACCAGCGCGTATTGAAAAATCCAGCCAAGCGCCGTGGCGTCTTTGGCCAACTCCGTCTGCACGCCGTCGGGCAGCTTGGGTAGGATATTGCTTAGGTATTCCGCCGTTCGTGATCGCGCCCAATAGATGTCCGTGCCGTCTTCGAAGATCACGTAGACGTAGGAATAGCCGAAATCGGAGAAGCCGCGTATGTCTTTGACCTTGGGCACACCCAGCAATGAGCTGACAATCGGATAAGTGACCTGATCTTCCATGATGTCAGGGCTGCGATCCCAGCGTGAAAAGATGATGACCTGCGTATCAGACAGATCAGGAATCGCATCCAGCGCGATGTGCCGCATCGCGTGCAGGCCACCGAGCACAGCCAGGCCAACGCAAACGAAGACGAGGAACCGATTGTTAGCGCACAGTTCGATGATTCTGTTAATCATGACTGCTCACCTCTGATGCGTGGCATGTCCGGTGGCGCTCAACGCCGACTTCAAGCGGCTCTCAGCGTCAATCAGGAAATTACCGCTGGTCACGATTTTCTCGCCGAGTTTGAGACCGCTCAAGATGATGTACCGTTCGTTGACGCGCGGCCCCACCTGCACCGTGCGTGGTTCAAAATAGCCGCCCTCGTGCGCCACGAAGACGATCTGTTGCGTGCCGGAATCGAGCACCGCGTCTTGGGGCACCGAGAGCGGTCGGCCGTAATCAATCCGCAGTTGCACATTAGCGAACATCTCTGGCTTCAGTTTGAACTGCGGATTGGCAATAGCGATGCGGACCTTCAGCGTGCGGGTCGTCGCGTCCAGTTGTGGGTTGATATAGCTGACTCGGCCGTGAAACGTTTCACCGGGAAAATACGACAAGGTGATGGTGGCCGGCTGGCCGACGCGGATTTTCGACGCCTCATATTCATACACATCGGCCAGTACCCAGATCGTTGATTGGTCAGCAATGGTGTATAGCTCTGTGTCCGGCGTAATGCGCGCGCCGGTCAGCGCGTTGCGCGTCACCACGAATCCGGTGATGGGCGAATAAAGGGTCAGCGTCTTGGTGGGGGCGCCGCGCTGTTCGATCTCGTTGATTTGCGCGTCGGAGATGTCCCAGAGCCGTAGGCGTTCTCGCACGGCATCGTACAGCGACAGCGCGTTAGACGAAATCTCGCGCAACGGTGTGTCGCCCAGCAGCCGTTTGGCTTTGGCGGCGATCAACAATTCTTGTTGGGTTGCGACCAGTTCGGGGCTATACACATCCAGCAAGGGTTGACCTTTCTTGACCAGTTGCCCGACGAAGTCTACATGAACACGCTCGATGTAGCCCTCAAATTTGGCATAAACGCGCGATAGCTTCGATTCGTCGTAGGTGAGCCGGCCTACGGTGCGCACCAGCTCACTGAGTGGCTCGGCAGTGACTTCTCCATAGGTGACGCCGATCAGTTGTTGCTTGTAAGGCGTGATCTGAACGCTGCCGGGAGGCATCGGCTGCTCGGCCACGGCGCTCATTTCATGAGATGGAGCTTTCACCAGCGCCATGTTGCACACAGGGCAATCGCCCGGCCGCTCAGATGTGTAATCCGGGTGCATCGGACAATACCAGACTTCTTGTTGAGCTTGTTCCGTCGTGCGCTGCTGTGGTTCAGCTTTGACTAACGCCATGTTGCAGACGGGACAATCGCCCGGCTTATCAGTTCGGTAGTCCGGGTGCATGGGACAATACCAGATCTGATTGGCCGAGCGTGATGGTTGGACGCCGAATAATCGGCCTACTACTGTGTTTCGTAACCAATCCCGTCGAACATATCCGCCGATGGCCAGGCCGGCGATCAGGATCAACACGACGAGCCAGACCGTTCGTCTCAGTTTCTTTGTGGCGATCACCATACAGAGCCTCCTTTCACTTCGTCAGCTCCAGGCCAACGAAAACTTCCAGTCGAGCTAAGGCCTTCTGATATTCCACCAACGCTTCGTGATATTTCAGTTCGTAGTCAAGCAGCGTCGTCAGGTCGTCAATTAGCGTCAGGAAGTCAACTTTGCCCACCTGATAGTTGGCCACAGCCGATTCCAGCGATAACGTAGCTTGGGGAATGACGGCATGGCCATAGAGCTGCATGAGTCGTTCTGACGTGGTTGCAGCCAGGTAGGCGTCTTTCACGCGAAAGTAGAGGAGCGAGAGCAGATTGTCGCGTTGTTTTTGTGCGCCGGCCAGAGTGCTGGCCGCGCTATCCAGTTCCGGGCGCTGCCTGCGCCAGAAATAGAGCGGAATCTTCGCCTTCACCGATAAGCCGTACATCTCCGGCGTTGCCGCGCGATTGAAGTAGGTGAAGCCGACAGAAAAATCCGGGTAGAATTGCTTCCTGGCCAATTGCACAGCGTAGTGTTGCCGATCAATCTCTCGTTCTTGCGCCTTCAGTTCGGGAAAATTGCGACAGGCCAGTTGATAGAGTTCTTCCAGCGTGTAGCGCAACTCGGCTTTGTGCGCATGCGTGGTGACTGCCATGTGCGAGCCGGGCGGCCGGTAAAGCAACGTGTTCAATCGCGCCTCGGTGATGTCGTGCTGTTGTTTAAGCACGGTGAGCCGGTCAATGAGTTTGGAAATTTCTACCTGAGCTTTCAGCAAGTCTTGTTGATTGCCCTGACCGACGCGGTAGCGAGCATCGGCGATTTGCAGAAATTTTTGGAGCAGTTCTTTGTTTTTCTCTACGACGTTGATTGATTCCTCAATGTGGTAGAGGTCGTAGTAAGCGAGTTTGACGTCAGCGATGATCGCTCGGCGCGTTTGTTCGTAGTTCCACCACTCAGCCTCTGCTTCCATCGAAGCCATCCGCCCTTTCAGTTCGAGTTTGCCGGGGAAGGGAATGTCTTGTTCGATGCTAACGGCGCGCGCTGATGCAGGATCGCCCGATTGCAAGACCGGCGGTAATAGCTCACCCATCGTTTGAAACGTAATCGTTGGTTCGGGCAGCGTCTGCGCCGGCGCGATCATTGCCCGCTTGGCATCAACCAGACGTCGCGCTGCCTGAATCGCCGGGTGGCGCTCCAATGCTTCCTGAACGAGTTCGTCTAAGGTCGCCGGCGACGCCGTGCGCGGTGCATCGCTCGTCGGTGATTGAGCCGGCACAATCGTCCGGCTGACTGCAATGATAATGAACATCCATACGATTCGCGCTCTAAGCATATTCCATCCTCCAGTGGGAGTCCCAGTGGGAGTCAGCGATAAGAACTCATGCACAGGACTCAAGAAGCACCGGCTCAAGCATCAAGATTTGTGTGCCTGCGCTCAACGGCCTGCGCTGAGCGAGCTGCTCCTTGACGCAGGAACACACACGGGTTCCGACCGGCGTCCTGAGTGTGGCGTTTTTGGGCTTTTTAGATTCGGAGGATGGCCAGGCGCAAATAGGTTTGCGTCCCATCAGCAGAGGCCACGCCGGCGTTGAATATAGGTAACAGCCCGCGTGGTGAAAAGTCAGGTTGCTGAGTCACTCGTGCGAGCAGAGGAACTTGATCGGCCGTGTGAATGCACCGCGCAGACAACAGCGGTGGAACGTCGCCGGGTAATTTCGGCGATGCAGGTGAAACGATGCAGCAGGTCGCTTGCTTTGACCCGACACGCGAGGGCGTGTGTTCAGGTTGACACGCACCGCGCCATAGCGCTTGCATCTTCGGAGAAGGCGTTGGCTTCAGCAGTGTGCAGCAGCACAACATTGCCTGTGTCGGGCAAAGGGAGCGAGCGCACAGCACCGCTGCGCGTGCGCTGGCGCTGCCGATCAGCAGCAGCACGATCAATCCGATGGTGCGCTTCATCATCATAATGAGGCAGTTTGAGTGTAGCGGTCGCATGATAATCGCGTCAAGTAAAAGCTAGTAAAAAGGCACGGCCTGATTTGCATTGCGTTGCGCCGGAAGCGCAGCCGTTGAAAGTTGAAACGCTGCCCTCTGTGCGCGCGTGTGCCGGTGACCGTTCGTTTGCTTGACACTGGCAAATCCTGACCGTTATGATGGCCGTCACGGCAGGCGTATGGCAAAAGTATTCCCGTTTCAAGCGTGGCGATACAACCTGACAAAGGTCGGCGATGCCGCGCAGGTGATGACGCAACCTTACGATAAGATTTCGCCTGAGATGCAAGACCGTTACTACGAGCATCCCTACAACCTGGTCAGGATCATTCTGCCGAAAGCTTATCCAGACGATGATCCTCGCTCCAATGTCTATACGCGGTCGCTTCTCACTTATCGTCAATGGTTAGCCGAAGGCATCTTCGTTCAAGATGAGCAGCCGGCCTTCTACGTCTACTATCAACACTACCGCAGCCCTGATGGACGTGAGCGCGTGAGAAAAGGCTTCATCGGATTAGGCCAACTTGAAGATTACAGCGCCGGCATCATCTATCCGCATGAACGCACGATGATGGGGCCCAAGCTGGATCGGCTCAAACTGCTGCGGCTAACACGCGCTCACTTTGAATCGCTGTTCATGCTTTACCGTGACCCGCAACATCAGATTGAGCGGTTGCTGGATCAGCACATCGAGGATAAGCCGGCTCTGGCAGTGACCGATGAATATGGCGTCGTGCACCATCTCTGGGCGGTCACCGAGTCGTCCACACTGGCCCAAATACAGCGCCTGATGGATGACAAGTCCCTGATCATCGCCGACGGACATCATCGCTACGAAACGGCGTTGGCCTATCGCAACGAGCGACGCGAGGAAGGCGGGACACTGGGCCGCTGGCGCAGCTTTCACCGAGCCATGATGACATTCGTCAATGCCGATAGCGATGGCCTGACGATTCTGCCCACGCATCGGGTCATCACCTCAGACGTTGACTTTGATCTGCCGCGATTATTGGAATTTGCCAAAGAGCACTTCACGGTGGAGCCGGTCTCCAGCGCCGAGCAGTTGCAGTCAGCGATGCGCAACACATCAGAGCAAACCGTGATTGGACTCTATGCAGCCGAGACGAATGCTTTTTATCTGCTGCGCTACCTGGCTCAGCCAGGCTCGCTGGCACTCTTGAGCGACGTAAGCGCCCGGCAACGTCACCTTGATGTGTCAATTTTACATTCGTTGCTGCTTGAGCATGGCTTGGGCATTGCGCCTGACGACCTGGCGCAACGGCAATTGATTCGCTATGTCCGGGAGTTTGACGTGGCGATTGACATGGTCAAGGCGGGGCAGGGACGCGCGTGTTTCTTTTTGCGGCCAACCACGATTGAGCAAGTTTGCGACGTGGCATTGGCCGGTGAAGTTCTGCCGCAGAAATCAACCGATTTTTATCCAAAGCTGCTGTCGGGTCTCACCATCTACCGAATTGATTGAGTGACAGCGGAAGCCTTTGGCGCTATTGTCAATGGAGATCATCGGGTCTCACCATCTACCGAATTGATTGAGCAACCGACTGGCCGAAAGATTCATCGGAGAGCAGGCATCAATAATCAATACCTTTGGGGAAGGAGAACGAAAGCATGGCAAATTGCACCTCACCGTTTGCCCAACGAGTCACAATCAGCTTGATGGTGGTGTTGGTGATGACGTCGTCCGTCGCCACACAAACCAAAGTCAAACCCGGTTTCAATTTATTCAGCGTTCAGCAAGACGTTGAGTTTGGCCGAGAGGCAAGCAAGGAAATAGAGAAGCAAGTCCCGATTCTGGACGATGAGATCGCAACCCGTTACATTAGCCAGTTGGGGATGAATCTGGCCAGAAAGTCCACCATGCCGGATTTACCCTGGCAGTTCAAGCTGGTCAATTCGTCTGACGTTAACGCCTTTGCCTTGCCTGGTGGGTTCATCTATGTCAATCGCGGATTGATCGAAGCGGCGGAGACAGAAGGCCAACTGGTCGGCGTGCTGGGTCATGAGCTGGCGCACGTCACGCTTCGTCACGGCACAAATCAACTTTCCAAAGCGGTCTTGGCGCAGGGCGGTCTGGCCATCTTAGGTGGATCGCTGGGCAGCGGATGGGGCGCTGTGGCCGCTCGGTTGGGCGCTGAATTTGTGGTCGGCACATTGTTCCTCAAATTCGGGCGCACAGCAGAGACGCAAGCCGACATCATCGGCACGCAGTTGATGGCTGCGGCCGGTTACGATCCCTCCCAAATGGCTAAGATGTTTGAGCTATTGGGTAGACTGCGTGATAAAGAGCCAGGGCGATTGGAAGAGTTTTTCTCATCTCACCCCAACCCCGGCAATCGCGTCAAGCGCGTCAATGACGAGATCAAGAAGCTCCCGCCGGTCGTCAATCCGATCGTCACAACCAATGAGTTCATGCAGATTCGCGCTCGACTGAAAGCCATGCCGCCGGCGCCCAAGGTGATGCCGGGAAGCACCGGCGCAGGCAGGACGCCACCGCCGCCGTCACGCGAGCTGAGCGGCTATCGTCACCCGCACGGTTGGTACGAAATTGCTTATCCGTCCAACTGGAAAGTTGCCGAGGCCGAGAATAAACAGAGTGTGTTATTCGCTCCAGAAGGTGGCGTTCAACAGGGTGGCATGATTGTGTATGGCGCTGTGGTAGACCTATTCGAGCCGCAAGGCTCGCCACGCTCGTTGGAAGAAGCGACAGAGCAGTTAATCGCCAATCTGCGCAGGACCGATAGTTACTTACAGGTGGTCAGTGGCTCGCAACGCCGTCAGCGCATCAATGGCATTGATACATTGCTGGTCGTGCTGGAAGGGCGACCGCCGCAGCAAAATTATCAAGAGCGCGTGACATTGGTGGTGCGATGGCTCGGTCGTGAACTCATTTTCCTGGCTTGTGTCTCACCGGTCAATGACTATGCCACTTACCAACCCGCTTTTGAACAGATGATCAATCGGTGGCGGTTGAACAACTGAGCTGAGCCTGACGGACGACACGCTTGTGTGTGCGGCCGCGATGGTCAGCTCATCTGAGGTG
This genomic interval from Blastocatellia bacterium contains the following:
- a CDS encoding YnfA family protein; translation: MNIAQSVFFFLLAGLCEIGGGYLVWLWLRGNKGIGYAVAGAVALVLYGVVPTFQPAHFGRVYAAYGGFFIVLALLWGWKVDGIIPDKVDVVGALIALVGVTIMMYWPRR
- a CDS encoding lytic transglycosylase domain-containing protein, whose protein sequence is MIHARRCGMIVWLALVAAATPSQAAQRPSSLPAETQAMLDELHAKIDQRAKMAELMARVHELRQQAEALDRQGEHQAAARQRAHARELILDSEEAVFYQPDLHALFLELTRSSNHAATMLPVLNQRPLHWASHPQVQAFVRHYRGKGQRLVQAAWHRLARYETMMRRVFREEGVPEELIYVGLVESAYNPYARSVAGAHGMWQFMPATAKKYGLRQSAQQDERQHPEKSTRAAAQYLRDLYQLLGDWPLALAGYNAGEYRILRALRKTGAKDFWQLSASGLLPRETINYVPSVLAAILVGQNRPSLVSASASVGERIKE
- a CDS encoding nitrous oxide reductase accessory protein NosL, which gives rise to MPIKRVLSPWRNMLGICLLIVVTVTACQRSAEPEQAGTPNEPTAAVTPSPQANRPTCPVCNMFADFSPQWMARIEYKDGSVVSFDVPQHMLKFYLNAAEYTASDYHKDKANIVRMTVNDFNSKSAIDAQTAFYVFGSKQQTPMGEGAIPFKLKSDAETFQKAHGGQLVTFNQITSALLEANQ
- a CDS encoding efflux RND transporter permease subunit — encoded protein: MINRIIELCANNRFLVFVCVGLAVLGGLHAMRHIALDAIPDLSDTQVIIFSRWDRSPDIMEDQVTYPIVSSLLGVPKVKDIRGFSDFGYSYVYVIFEDGTDIYWARSRTAEYLSNILPKLPDGVQTELAKDATALGWIFQYALVDTTGRHSLADLRSLQDWHLRYELQSVDGVAEVAPVGGFVRQYQVNLDPNALAAYGIPLDKVLTAIRQSNNDVGGRLLEFSGREYMIRGRGYIRSLRDLENIAVAADTRAGTPVLLKQLGTITLGPDLRRGIAELDGQGEVVGAIVIMRYNENALDVIERVKERLSELEKSLPPGVKIVTTYDRSELIERSIDTLTTALTEELTVVSLVILLFLWHIPSAIIPILTIPIAVIISFIPMYGMNITANIMSLGGIIIAVGAMVDASIVVVEQTHKKLEHWEAAGRPGDFKEVVISAVKEVGPPSFYSLLVIAVAFVPVLALEAQEGRLFKPLAYTKNFSMAIAAVLAITLDPAVRLLFTHMKPFAFRPRLLARVVNALVVGKIHDEEHHPISRRLMRLYQPVVEFVMRHQWMTIGAAALIVMATIPVYWRLGAEFMPPLDEGVLLYMPTTMPGLSVTEAQKLLQAQDRVLKSFPEVERVFGKAGRAETATDPAPFSMMETTVLLKPQSEWPKQPRWYSEWAPAWLQSVLRRAWPDHKSTQELIYGPGGLNEAMQFPGVVNAWTMPIKGRIDMLSTGVRTPVGIKILGSDLQTIEQIGRQIEATLKHVPGTASAFAERTTGGYFLDFQFKREELARYGLTIAQAETTVLSAIGGENISTTIEGRERYPINVRYLRDYRSTVDRLNRVLVPTMDGGQIPMAQLAEIKLLSGPGMIRNENGRLSGYVYVDVAGRDVGRYVEDAKRAVNQAVQLPPGYTLRWSGQYENMQRVEQRLWVLVPITLVIIFVLVYFNTKSLAQTLIVFLAVPFSAVGAIWLLYALDYNLSIAVWVGLIALLGVDAETGVFMLLYLELSYKKRLQMGLMKTKEHLREAIIEGAVKRLRPKFMTVAVDFIGLLPIMWATGTGADLMKRIAAPMIGGIITSFIMELVVYPAIYHEWRWHFYVKKQANGSGAPPL
- a CDS encoding efflux RND transporter periplasmic adaptor subunit: MVIATKKLRRTVWLVVLILIAGLAIGGYVRRDWLRNTVVGRLFGVQPSRSANQIWYCPMHPDYRTDKPGDCPVCNMALVKAEPQQRTTEQAQQEVWYCPMHPDYTSERPGDCPVCNMALVKAPSHEMSAVAEQPMPPGSVQITPYKQQLIGVTYGEVTAEPLSELVRTVGRLTYDESKLSRVYAKFEGYIERVHVDFVGQLVKKGQPLLDVYSPELVATQQELLIAAKAKRLLGDTPLREISSNALSLYDAVRERLRLWDISDAQINEIEQRGAPTKTLTLYSPITGFVVTRNALTGARITPDTELYTIADQSTIWVLADVYEYEASKIRVGQPATITLSYFPGETFHGRVSYINPQLDATTRTLKVRIAIANPQFKLKPEMFANVQLRIDYGRPLSVPQDAVLDSGTQQIVFVAHEGGYFEPRTVQVGPRVNERYIILSGLKLGEKIVTSGNFLIDAESRLKSALSATGHATHQR